From the Bacillus tuaregi genome, one window contains:
- a CDS encoding protein adenylyltransferase SelO, translating into MINQNSSNAGWNFDNSYARLPKLFYNKQNPVPVDSPRLVVLNEKLAASLGLDAQSLKEEESIHVFSGNRLPEGAAPLAQAYAGHQFGHFTMLGDGRAVLLGEQIDHGGNRFDIQLKGSGRTPFSRGGDGRAALGPMLREYIISEAMYGLGIPTTRSLAVVTTGEKILRETELPGAILTRVAASHIRVGTFQYAAAWGKDEEIKALADYTIKRHYPDIEIDDDRYLTLLREVMKKQAELIAKWMLTGFIHGVMNTDNMAISGETIDYGPCAFMDTYDPATVFSSIDREGRYAYSNQPIIAGWNLARFAETLLPLLARDEEKAVEIAQEELSSYMDMYRAHWLSGMRAKLGILNAEQEDQALIEKLLDMMQKHRADFTNTFRALTLDKPEDTVMKGIKAFDDWYSIWKSRLKRQEGTLEEAQQLMRHSNPSVIPRNHRVEEALKAAVEENDFSVMERLVNVLSKPFAYTSEHEEYCTLPESSNIPYRTFCGT; encoded by the coding sequence ATGATCAATCAAAACTCAAGCAATGCTGGTTGGAATTTTGACAATAGCTACGCCCGGCTCCCTAAGTTATTTTATAACAAGCAAAACCCGGTTCCGGTTGATTCACCGCGATTAGTGGTGTTAAATGAGAAGCTAGCTGCTTCACTTGGCCTGGACGCTCAATCGTTAAAAGAGGAAGAGAGTATCCATGTGTTTTCCGGCAACCGACTTCCTGAAGGAGCGGCACCGCTTGCGCAAGCCTATGCAGGACATCAGTTCGGACATTTTACGATGCTGGGTGATGGTCGCGCCGTCCTCTTAGGTGAGCAAATCGACCATGGGGGTAATCGTTTTGATATCCAACTAAAAGGATCTGGCAGAACACCTTTCTCGCGCGGGGGAGACGGTCGAGCTGCACTAGGACCGATGCTGCGAGAGTATATTATTAGTGAAGCGATGTATGGACTGGGGATTCCGACGACCCGGAGCCTGGCAGTTGTCACGACCGGAGAAAAGATTCTTCGTGAAACAGAGCTGCCGGGTGCTATTTTAACCCGTGTGGCAGCCAGTCACATCCGTGTTGGTACCTTTCAGTATGCGGCCGCATGGGGCAAGGATGAGGAAATTAAGGCGCTGGCAGACTATACCATTAAGCGGCACTATCCAGACATTGAAATAGATGATGACCGTTATCTTACCCTGCTGCGTGAAGTGATGAAAAAACAGGCGGAACTGATCGCAAAATGGATGCTGACAGGCTTTATCCACGGTGTCATGAATACCGATAATATGGCCATTAGCGGTGAAACAATCGATTATGGTCCTTGTGCTTTCATGGATACTTATGATCCGGCAACGGTATTTAGCTCTATCGATCGGGAGGGGCGTTATGCCTATAGCAATCAGCCGATTATTGCTGGCTGGAATCTTGCTCGGTTTGCAGAAACTCTATTGCCGCTTCTAGCTCGTGATGAAGAAAAGGCAGTGGAAATTGCTCAGGAGGAGCTTTCAAGCTATATGGACATGTATCGAGCACACTGGCTAAGCGGGATGAGAGCAAAGCTCGGCATCTTGAATGCAGAACAGGAGGACCAGGCTCTGATCGAGAAGCTCCTAGATATGATGCAAAAGCATCGGGCTGATTTTACCAACACGTTCCGTGCTTTGACCTTGGATAAGCCAGAGGATACGGTCATGAAGGGTATCAAGGCATTTGACGATTGGTATAGCATATGGAAGTCTAGGTTAAAGAGGCAGGAGGGTACGCTAGAGGAGGCCCAGCAGCTGATGCGCCATTCCAATCCTTCTGTCATACCGCGTAATCACCGCGTGGAAGAAGCACTAAAGGCTGCAGTGGAGGAGAATGACTTCAGCGTGATGGAAAGGCTTGTCAATGTCCTTTCAAAGCCATTTGCTTACACTTCTGAACACGAGGAATATTGCACCCTTCCAGAGTCATCAAACATACCTTATCGAACCTTTTGTGGTACCTAA